Proteins found in one Paenibacillus dendritiformis genomic segment:
- a CDS encoding undecaprenyl-diphosphatase yields the protein MSQWNIDIFRAINDLGKQFASLNPAAVFVAEYMLYVLALAMLVYWFTRSGRNRMMVIQAGLAFILAEIMGKAAGKLYSHHQPFAELPEVNKLIDHAIDNSFPSDHTILFFSVCVSFWLVRRKEGWIWLALACCVAVSRIWVGVHYPVDIAAGALLGIVSALVMYWLVPKLGFIKRLLALYERAERRILPSNSKSDSF from the coding sequence TTGTCTCAATGGAATATAGATATCTTTCGCGCCATTAATGATCTGGGCAAGCAGTTCGCTTCCCTCAACCCTGCCGCCGTCTTCGTGGCGGAATATATGCTGTATGTGCTCGCCTTGGCCATGCTTGTCTATTGGTTCACCCGCAGCGGCCGGAACCGAATGATGGTCATCCAGGCTGGACTTGCTTTTATCTTGGCGGAAATCATGGGCAAAGCGGCCGGCAAGCTCTACTCGCATCATCAGCCGTTCGCGGAGCTTCCGGAGGTCAACAAGCTGATCGACCATGCTATCGATAACTCGTTTCCGAGCGATCATACGATTCTCTTCTTCTCCGTCTGTGTCTCCTTCTGGCTCGTGCGCAGGAAGGAAGGGTGGATCTGGCTTGCGCTCGCATGCTGCGTAGCCGTCTCCCGGATCTGGGTAGGGGTTCATTATCCTGTAGATATCGCGGCGGGAGCGCTTCTAGGCATTGTATCCGCCTTAGTCATGTACTGGCTTGTGCCGAAGCTCGGGTTCATAAAGCGATTGCTAGCTCTGTATGAACGAGCGGAACGGCGCATCCTGCCGAGCAACAGCAAATCCGATAGCTTTTGA
- a CDS encoding MATE family efflux transporter, with translation MNDRFANERIPKLILSLSMPAIAAQMINALYNVIDRMYIGRMPDTGTLALTGIGVTFPIIMIISAFAALIGFGGAPLASIKMGEGKQDQAEQLLGSCFCMLLIGSVVLTVTFGAIKSPLLVLFGASPDTLPYADSYTGIYLIGTISVLLSLGLNPFIAAQGFAKTAMATIGAGAALNIILDPIFIFGMGMGVHGAAIATVMSQTVSAIWVLWFLVSKHSRLRLRWKNIRVGPKTACSVLALGLSPFIMQSTESLIQIVFNTSLARYGGDLYVGAMVIMSSLMQLFSLPLQSFAQGVQPIIGYNYGSGDYGRVKATIKYCTIFCGMLGLSMWGVAMFLPRLPIMIFTDNPELIDQTMRLMPIFFLGTCIYGFQLAFQQIFIALGQAKVSIFIAVLRKIILLIPLVYLLPIFISPQATAVIVAEPIADICAAATCCVLFAYTINKLLSVKIEEHKTSL, from the coding sequence ATGAACGACCGCTTTGCGAATGAGCGCATTCCAAAATTGATCCTGTCGCTGAGCATGCCTGCCATAGCAGCACAGATGATCAATGCCTTGTATAACGTAATCGACCGCATGTATATCGGGCGGATGCCTGATACAGGCACGCTAGCGCTTACCGGGATTGGCGTCACCTTCCCGATTATTATGATTATTTCCGCTTTTGCCGCATTGATCGGCTTTGGAGGCGCTCCGCTCGCTTCCATTAAGATGGGAGAGGGGAAGCAGGACCAAGCGGAGCAATTATTGGGCAGCTGCTTTTGCATGCTGCTGATTGGTTCCGTCGTCTTGACGGTCACTTTTGGGGCGATCAAATCTCCGCTGCTCGTATTATTCGGGGCCAGTCCCGACACACTGCCGTATGCGGATTCTTATACAGGCATCTACTTGATCGGCACGATCAGCGTGCTCCTCTCATTGGGTTTGAATCCGTTTATCGCTGCACAGGGCTTTGCCAAGACCGCGATGGCTACGATAGGAGCAGGCGCTGCGCTTAATATAATCCTCGACCCGATTTTTATCTTCGGGATGGGCATGGGAGTTCATGGCGCGGCCATTGCTACGGTAATGTCGCAGACCGTATCAGCGATATGGGTACTTTGGTTTCTCGTATCGAAGCATAGCCGTCTGCGCCTGAGGTGGAAGAACATCCGCGTCGGACCCAAGACAGCCTGCAGTGTGCTTGCATTGGGGCTATCACCTTTTATTATGCAATCAACCGAGAGTTTGATTCAGATTGTCTTCAACACTTCCCTTGCACGCTACGGTGGAGATCTATATGTCGGCGCCATGGTGATTATGAGCAGTCTTATGCAGCTTTTTTCACTGCCGCTGCAAAGCTTTGCCCAAGGGGTGCAGCCCATTATCGGATACAACTATGGATCCGGCGACTATGGGCGAGTCAAGGCAACAATCAAATACTGTACGATTTTCTGCGGGATGTTGGGCTTGTCGATGTGGGGCGTGGCCATGTTTCTCCCCCGGCTTCCGATTATGATTTTTACCGATAACCCCGAACTGATCGATCAGACGATGCGTCTGATGCCGATATTTTTCCTGGGCACGTGCATCTACGGGTTTCAGCTGGCGTTTCAACAAATATTTATCGCCTTGGGACAAGCAAAGGTATCGATTTTTATTGCTGTACTCCGAAAAATCATATTGCTCATTCCGTTAGTGTATCTTCTGCCGATATTTATCTCGCCGCAGGCCACGGCCGTTATTGTTGCGGAACCGATCGCGGATATTTGTGCGGCGGCGACCTGCTGTGTTCTATTTGCCTATACAATAAACAAGCTTCTATCGGTGAAAATAGAGGAACATAAAACCTCTCTATAG
- a CDS encoding beta-ketoacyl-ACP synthase III translates to MHNRQVKLLASGKYLPRRKLTSADMDRLLGVPDGWVQKKSDVVVRHFIEDETASYMGAQAAREAMRQAGLRPGDIDCIVCASGTQEQPIPCNAALLQKELGPEWSGIPAFDMNSTCLSFLVALDVISYMIEASRYRRVLIVSSEIASTGLNWQDKQSAALFGDGAAAVIAVRAEETESSRIAHTAIRTYADGAELSEIRGGGSRLHATACNGDNREDFLFRMDGQAIYRMASKLLPDFTKELLDAAGTRMADFRLVIPHQGSAMAMRLLRRKLGIAEEQLLYITPNHGNTIAASIPMGLHEAMTQGRIRRGDRILLLGTSAGMTLGGMIIDY, encoded by the coding sequence GTGCATAACCGACAAGTGAAACTGCTAGCTAGCGGCAAATATTTGCCAAGACGAAAACTGACATCCGCCGATATGGATCGGCTTCTTGGCGTGCCGGACGGCTGGGTGCAGAAAAAATCCGACGTAGTGGTCCGCCATTTCATTGAAGATGAAACGGCTTCTTATATGGGGGCACAAGCCGCCCGGGAGGCGATGCGCCAGGCCGGACTTCGTCCGGGCGACATCGATTGCATTGTATGCGCGAGCGGCACCCAGGAACAGCCGATTCCTTGCAATGCAGCTCTGCTGCAAAAAGAGCTGGGACCTGAATGGTCCGGCATACCGGCTTTTGATATGAATTCGACTTGTCTGAGCTTCCTCGTCGCTCTGGATGTTATATCTTATATGATCGAAGCTTCCCGCTACCGCCGGGTGCTGATCGTCTCGTCGGAGATTGCTTCCACCGGCCTCAATTGGCAAGACAAACAGAGCGCCGCCCTGTTCGGAGACGGGGCCGCGGCGGTGATTGCCGTCAGGGCGGAGGAGACGGAATCGTCCCGGATCGCGCATACCGCGATCCGCACTTACGCGGACGGTGCCGAGCTGTCGGAAATACGCGGCGGCGGCTCAAGGCTGCATGCGACGGCCTGCAATGGGGATAATCGGGAGGATTTTTTGTTCCGGATGGACGGGCAGGCCATATATCGGATGGCTTCGAAGCTGCTGCCGGATTTCACGAAGGAGCTGCTGGACGCGGCCGGCACGCGCATGGCTGACTTCCGGCTTGTCATCCCGCATCAAGGCAGCGCGATGGCGATGAGGCTGCTGCGCCGTAAGCTCGGAATCGCCGAGGAACAGCTTCTGTACATTACGCCGAATCACGGCAATACGATTGCCGCTTCGATCCCGATGGGCCTGCATGAAGCGATGACGCAGGGGCGCATTCGGCGCGGGGACCGCATCCTGCTGCTCGGGACGTCGGCGGGGATGACGCTTGGAGGAATGATTATTGACTACTGA
- a CDS encoding NAD-dependent epimerase/dehydratase family protein encodes MKALVTGATGFLGMCLARRLHQAGWDVTAVGRDKGRGARLTAAGIRFLPLDLGDQDAVLRAGEQQQAVFHCAGLSTVWGTYADFHAGNVTATEHLLEAAQRHGAQRFVFVSTPSVYFDYTDRLEVGEDSKLPARFANDYVRTKYMAEVRVREAMDGGLSAIILRPRALFGPGDRALFPRLMRANRERGIPLIDGGRALLDLTYVDNVAEALICCASAPESACGQVYNISNGEPIRFIDAVNRLFAEMGETPRFRRVPYRAVMGMAAGMEAVYRLFKLNGEPPITRYSVGVVSRSQTLDIRKAREQLGYEPQVSLQEGFARFAAWWKKEHASH; translated from the coding sequence ATGAAGGCATTGGTAACAGGGGCGACGGGTTTTCTCGGCATGTGCCTCGCCCGGCGGCTGCATCAGGCGGGCTGGGATGTCACCGCCGTCGGCCGCGACAAGGGGAGGGGGGCGCGGCTGACGGCCGCCGGCATCCGGTTCCTTCCATTGGATCTGGGCGACCAGGATGCCGTGCTGCGCGCGGGCGAACAGCAGCAAGCGGTGTTCCACTGCGCGGGGCTGTCCACCGTGTGGGGCACGTATGCCGACTTCCATGCGGGCAACGTCACGGCCACCGAGCATCTGCTCGAAGCCGCGCAGCGTCACGGGGCGCAGCGGTTCGTATTCGTCTCGACGCCGAGCGTCTACTTCGATTATACCGACCGCCTTGAGGTCGGCGAGGACAGCAAGCTGCCCGCCCGCTTCGCCAACGATTATGTCCGCACGAAATATATGGCGGAGGTACGGGTGCGCGAAGCGATGGACGGCGGACTGTCCGCGATCATTCTGCGCCCGCGCGCACTCTTCGGTCCCGGCGACCGGGCGCTGTTCCCGCGCTTGATGAGGGCGAACCGCGAGCGCGGAATTCCGCTCATCGACGGCGGCCGGGCGCTGCTGGACTTGACCTATGTGGACAATGTCGCGGAGGCGTTGATCTGCTGCGCGAGCGCGCCGGAATCGGCCTGCGGGCAAGTGTACAACATTAGCAACGGCGAGCCGATCCGGTTCATCGACGCGGTGAACCGCTTGTTCGCGGAGATGGGCGAGACGCCGCGGTTTCGCCGCGTTCCGTACCGGGCAGTCATGGGCATGGCTGCGGGAATGGAGGCGGTATACCGGCTGTTCAAGCTGAACGGGGAGCCTCCGATCACGCGCTATTCGGTCGGCGTCGTCAGCCGCAGCCAGACGCTGGATATCCGCAAGGCGAGAGAGCAGCTCGGTTACGAGCCGCAAGTCAGCTTGCAGGAAGGCTTCGCGCGCTTTGCGGCATGGTGGAAGAAGGAGCACGCGTCCCATTGA
- a CDS encoding MBL fold metallo-hydrolase, which yields MSSINRTAVRLTWLMTGWCTHPEWVTIRNGSLRKAVFPAGFAVIEHPAKGIVLFDTGYASRFFEAAAGWPYRLYRMITPVRFEEREGAAAQVKARFGSEAADVGTIIVSHFHADHIGGLKDFPNARFHCFRSAYEAVRGKRGWSALRAGFLPELMPDDFEARSVMIADTGEGAERMKLPDGLPFAYGFDLFGDGSVVAVDVSGHAHGQMGIFVTTERGTFFLCADAAWSSRAIRERRPPHLAAGIIMSSRSDYRDRFERLCRLHEARPDIRIVPSHCREADRHVNQEGNP from the coding sequence ATGAGCAGCATCAATCGCACCGCAGTTCGGCTTACCTGGCTGATGACAGGCTGGTGCACGCACCCGGAGTGGGTGACCATAAGGAACGGATCGCTTCGCAAGGCCGTGTTCCCGGCGGGCTTCGCCGTCATCGAACACCCCGCGAAGGGGATTGTCCTCTTCGATACCGGTTACGCTTCCCGCTTCTTCGAGGCGGCGGCGGGATGGCCTTATCGCTTGTACCGGATGATCACGCCCGTCCGGTTCGAAGAGAGGGAAGGCGCCGCCGCACAGGTGAAGGCACGGTTCGGGTCGGAGGCGGCCGATGTGGGAACGATCATCGTCTCCCACTTCCATGCCGATCATATCGGGGGATTGAAGGATTTCCCGAACGCCCGCTTCCACTGCTTCCGATCCGCATACGAGGCGGTTCGGGGCAAGCGCGGGTGGTCTGCGCTGCGCGCCGGTTTCTTGCCGGAGCTGATGCCGGATGATTTCGAGGCGCGTTCGGTTATGATTGCGGATACGGGCGAAGGAGCAGAACGGATGAAGCTGCCGGACGGGCTGCCATTCGCTTATGGCTTCGACCTGTTCGGGGACGGCAGCGTCGTGGCGGTTGACGTGTCCGGGCATGCGCACGGACAGATGGGGATATTCGTGACGACGGAGCGCGGAACCTTCTTCCTGTGCGCGGACGCTGCCTGGTCCAGCCGGGCCATCCGGGAGCGCCGGCCGCCTCATCTGGCCGCCGGGATCATTATGTCAAGCCGCTCCGATTACCGGGACCGCTTCGAGCGGCTGTGCCGGCTCCATGAAGCGCGCCCGGATATTCGCATCGTGCCGAGCCATTGCCGGGAGGCGGACCGGCATGTCAATCAGGAGGGGAATCCATGA
- a CDS encoding F390 synthetase-related protein has product MRATPLIAFASRYLHTLRIGRIRSRSALERWQERKIVRHIATVRARSSFYRELWEGWPDTEWRQFPIIEKAEMMTHFDRLNTVGVCKEEALEIALRAERTRDFRSAIGSVTIGLSSGTSGNRGLFIVSEREHLAWAGTVLAKLLPGALLRGERIAFFLRADSKLYQSVRQGRLQFAFFDLLSSYDEHIERLNALRPTVVVGPPSLLRMLAASRSAGELPIRPRKIISVAEVLDPLDRAFIEAAFEQRLHQVYQCTEGFLASTCAYGTIHINEDIVHIDKEYVDAAHGKFVPIVTDFSRLAQPIIRYRLNDMLTEKKDVCPCGSPFMAIESIDGRCDDLFYVPAAEDSGKTIPLFPDFISRAIIGASDRIEEYEAVQLSPERMRVALRIDPASRPQAEEAVRAMLGDLCRQAGCQPMGIEFAPYVRTAGDRKLRRVRRSWT; this is encoded by the coding sequence ATGAGAGCGACACCGCTCATCGCATTTGCTTCACGTTATCTCCATACGCTGCGCATCGGGAGGATTCGCTCCCGGTCTGCGCTGGAGCGGTGGCAGGAGCGGAAAATCGTGCGCCATATCGCGACAGTGCGCGCGCGATCCTCTTTTTACCGCGAGCTGTGGGAAGGATGGCCCGACACGGAGTGGAGACAATTTCCGATTATCGAGAAAGCGGAGATGATGACGCATTTCGATCGGCTGAACACGGTCGGCGTCTGCAAGGAGGAGGCGCTGGAGATCGCGCTGCGGGCGGAGCGTACCCGGGATTTCCGCTCCGCCATCGGCTCGGTCACGATCGGGCTGTCGTCGGGAACGAGCGGGAACCGCGGCCTGTTCATCGTCAGCGAGCGGGAACATCTCGCCTGGGCGGGAACTGTCCTGGCGAAGCTGCTGCCGGGAGCGCTGCTGCGCGGCGAACGGATCGCCTTCTTCCTCCGGGCGGACAGCAAGCTGTATCAGAGCGTGCGGCAGGGCCGGCTGCAATTCGCCTTTTTCGATCTGCTGTCTTCGTATGACGAGCATATCGAACGGTTGAATGCGTTGCGCCCGACCGTCGTCGTAGGGCCGCCATCCCTGCTGCGGATGCTGGCGGCCTCCCGAAGCGCGGGGGAGCTGCCGATCCGGCCCCGCAAGATCATCTCGGTCGCGGAAGTGCTCGATCCGCTCGACCGCGCCTTCATCGAAGCCGCCTTCGAGCAGCGGCTTCACCAGGTGTACCAATGCACCGAGGGCTTTCTCGCGTCGACCTGCGCTTACGGCACGATTCATATCAATGAGGATATCGTTCACATTGACAAGGAATACGTTGACGCGGCTCACGGCAAATTTGTTCCGATTGTGACCGATTTTTCCCGTCTTGCGCAGCCCATTATCCGCTATCGGCTGAACGATATGCTGACGGAGAAAAAGGACGTTTGCCCGTGCGGATCGCCATTTATGGCCATCGAATCGATCGATGGCCGCTGCGATGATCTGTTCTACGTGCCTGCCGCCGAGGACAGCGGGAAGACGATTCCGTTATTTCCGGACTTCATCTCCCGGGCGATTATCGGGGCGTCGGACCGGATTGAGGAATATGAGGCGGTGCAGTTGTCGCCGGAGCGGATGCGCGTTGCCCTGCGCATCGATCCCGCTTCGCGTCCGCAGGCAGAGGAAGCGGTGCGCGCGATGCTGGGCGACCTGTGCCGGCAAGCGGGCTGCCAGCCAATGGGGATCGAGTTCGCGCCGTATGTGCGAACGGCGGGAGACCGGAAGCTCAGACGAGTGCGGAGGAGTTGGACATGA
- a CDS encoding GNAT family N-acetyltransferase produces the protein MKTDSILLYDASTISALAWPDTADGRYAKSFLLPLMEPGVSAYIRNANTRLMALSVDGMILPATVGDGEYGDNTFVCSPYTHYVRYAKQELDRLPSRPLRAGLSVLLNGIGAGLRAARFDSCVMVNNWLLSTNLYPERFAASHMRDVVRVLKMQFPRHAIMLRSLTSSLHAPLLEACRQEGACLVPSRQVYLLRPADPEWQNAKARWLLKRDYALIERHGYAIEGPEHIQESDVPRIEELYGKLYLEKYSRFNPDFSADFIRLALRDGILQLHGLRKDGRLDAVLGFFCRDGVMTTPLFGYDTALPQQLGLYRMLSAALLELARENGHLLHESSGAAQFKRNRGARADIEYSAVFCDHLPPGTKLAWRSLAGLLTRVGIPVMRKYKL, from the coding sequence ATGAAGACCGATTCCATTTTGCTCTATGATGCGTCCACGATCTCCGCTCTCGCCTGGCCGGATACCGCGGACGGGCGGTACGCCAAGAGCTTCCTGCTTCCGCTGATGGAACCGGGCGTGTCCGCGTATATCCGCAACGCGAACACGAGACTGATGGCATTGAGCGTGGACGGCATGATTCTGCCCGCCACGGTCGGAGACGGGGAATACGGCGACAATACGTTCGTCTGCTCCCCGTACACCCATTATGTCCGTTATGCGAAGCAGGAGCTCGACAGGCTCCCGAGCCGGCCGCTGCGGGCGGGCCTGTCGGTTCTGTTGAACGGGATCGGCGCCGGGCTGCGAGCCGCGCGGTTCGACTCCTGCGTGATGGTCAACAATTGGCTGTTGTCAACCAATCTGTATCCGGAACGGTTTGCGGCGAGCCATATGCGCGATGTCGTCCGTGTATTGAAGATGCAGTTCCCGCGGCATGCGATTATGCTCCGCTCGCTGACTTCTTCCCTGCATGCCCCTCTGCTGGAGGCTTGCCGCCAAGAAGGCGCCTGCCTCGTGCCGAGCCGGCAGGTATATCTGCTTCGTCCCGCCGATCCCGAATGGCAAAATGCCAAGGCGCGCTGGCTGCTAAAGCGGGATTATGCGCTGATCGAACGGCATGGCTACGCGATCGAAGGTCCCGAGCATATTCAGGAATCGGATGTGCCCCGAATCGAGGAGCTGTACGGCAAGCTCTATCTGGAGAAGTACTCGCGCTTCAACCCGGACTTCTCCGCCGACTTCATTCGCCTTGCCCTGCGGGACGGCATTTTGCAGCTTCACGGCTTGCGCAAAGATGGCCGCTTGGATGCGGTGCTCGGATTTTTCTGCCGAGACGGGGTAATGACGACGCCGTTGTTCGGCTATGATACGGCGCTGCCGCAGCAGCTTGGCCTGTACCGGATGCTGTCGGCGGCTCTTCTGGAGCTGGCGCGGGAAAATGGGCATCTGCTGCACGAGAGCTCGGGAGCGGCGCAGTTCAAGCGGAATCGGGGCGCGCGGGCGGATATCGAGTACAGCGCCGTGTTCTGCGATCATCTGCCGCCAGGCACGAAGCTCGCGTGGAGATCGCTGGCCGGTCTGCTGACACGCGTCGGCATTCCGGTGATGCGCAAATACAAGCTGTAG
- a CDS encoding SDR family oxidoreductase yields the protein MEMTKRDAGKAADHPVAFVTGASSGFGMLASVKLAEQGYRVIATMRGTSRPEALAALAAAHGVESRLEVRRVDVTDAASIEAAVAHALGAYGRIDLLVNNAGYAQGGYVEDVTMEQWRAQFETNVFGAIAAAKAVLPHMREQGRGTIINIGSISGRIAFPGYAPYAAAKFAIEGFSESLRLEMKPYGVDVVLIEPGAYPTNIWEKGFSSMAVDDASPYRNRLENILRFSRQSASSKADPWEVAHLIARIAADKRPRFRYPIGSGARLLLAAKALLPWALIEKAVMRILR from the coding sequence ATGGAAATGACTAAGCGCGATGCAGGCAAAGCGGCGGATCACCCCGTGGCCTTCGTCACGGGCGCTTCGAGCGGGTTCGGCATGCTGGCCTCCGTGAAGCTGGCGGAGCAGGGATACCGGGTAATTGCGACGATGCGGGGCACGTCCCGGCCGGAGGCATTGGCCGCACTGGCGGCGGCACACGGCGTGGAGTCCCGCTTGGAAGTGCGCCGGGTCGATGTTACGGATGCGGCTTCCATCGAAGCGGCCGTGGCGCATGCGCTCGGGGCCTATGGCCGAATCGACCTGCTCGTCAACAATGCGGGATACGCGCAGGGCGGCTATGTGGAGGACGTGACGATGGAGCAATGGCGGGCGCAATTCGAGACGAACGTGTTCGGTGCGATTGCCGCCGCGAAGGCAGTGCTGCCCCATATGCGGGAGCAAGGCCGCGGCACGATCATCAATATCGGAAGCATCAGCGGCCGGATCGCGTTTCCCGGCTACGCGCCGTATGCCGCGGCCAAGTTCGCGATCGAGGGCTTCAGCGAGTCGCTTCGGTTGGAAATGAAGCCGTATGGCGTCGATGTGGTCCTGATCGAACCTGGCGCGTATCCGACGAATATCTGGGAGAAGGGATTCTCGTCCATGGCGGTAGACGATGCTTCCCCATACCGGAACCGTCTGGAGAACATCCTGCGCTTCTCCAGGCAAAGCGCCTCCTCCAAGGCCGATCCATGGGAAGTCGCCCATCTGATCGCGCGCATCGCGGCGGACAAGCGGCCGCGCTTCCGCTATCCGATCGGGAGCGGGGCGCGCCTTCTCCTTGCGGCGAAGGCGCTTCTGCCATGGGCGCTCATTGAGAAGGCGGTCATGCGCATCCTTCGCTGA
- a CDS encoding stalk domain-containing protein: MNKTITASLALAIALMSAQSLAGPVSAMNEQGTAVPVAQERNFYDAYVKQFVHNDNGEIIGTTRETSLNQDWLKLVSERYSLTVDGQSVDAGAVLDGNYLLIPLRPVMEEMGYELTWNAENKSVEAVKGALWTSVELNKDQYNYAKIPIQLGKAPVIKENRMYVPLQFAGGVLKADVSLNEQGDITIQSRPDQIPEDSFGGMHWVIVVNGEGIGVPSEDVFTTEDDVMVPAEAIGKALGYTVENNKETGACEFVRGAKWIALKEGGTTAAVGKMNVELKTAPIVKDGKLYLPFSSLADVFNVKTGIDPTGVIGIQEEFSS, translated from the coding sequence ATGAACAAAACCATCACCGCTTCTCTCGCTTTGGCGATCGCTCTGATGAGCGCACAATCTTTGGCCGGGCCGGTGAGCGCGATGAACGAACAAGGAACGGCAGTTCCCGTGGCACAAGAACGTAATTTTTATGATGCATATGTGAAGCAGTTCGTCCATAACGATAACGGAGAGATCATCGGCACGACCCGCGAGACGAGCCTCAATCAGGACTGGCTGAAACTCGTCTCCGAGCGGTACAGCTTGACCGTTGACGGCCAGAGCGTCGATGCCGGCGCTGTCCTGGACGGTAACTACCTCCTCATTCCGCTGCGGCCGGTCATGGAGGAGATGGGGTACGAATTGACATGGAACGCCGAGAACAAGTCGGTCGAAGCCGTAAAGGGTGCCCTATGGACGAGCGTGGAGCTGAATAAGGATCAGTACAATTACGCGAAGATTCCGATCCAGCTTGGCAAAGCTCCCGTGATCAAAGAAAATAGGATGTACGTGCCGCTGCAATTTGCAGGCGGAGTACTGAAGGCGGATGTGAGCTTGAATGAGCAAGGCGATATCACGATCCAGAGCCGGCCGGATCAGATCCCGGAAGATTCCTTCGGCGGCATGCATTGGGTGATCGTCGTCAATGGCGAAGGCATCGGCGTCCCGTCTGAGGACGTATTCACGACGGAAGATGACGTGATGGTGCCGGCGGAAGCGATCGGGAAGGCGCTTGGCTATACGGTCGAGAATAACAAGGAGACAGGCGCCTGCGAATTCGTGCGCGGCGCGAAATGGATCGCCTTGAAGGAAGGCGGGACCACGGCCGCCGTCGGCAAAATGAACGTCGAATTGAAAACGGCCCCGATCGTCAAGGACGGCAAGCTGTATCTTCCGTTCAGCTCGCTTGCGGATGTATTCAACGTGAAGACGGGCATCGATCCGACCGGCGTCATTGGAATTCAGGAAGAGTTCTCATCATAG
- a CDS encoding cupin domain-containing protein, whose protein sequence is MYYVPQTYLYPYCANPDTSIYHPDYTLRTQQEYFQQVFDAILSGIQREASAIDLYRRLADAAPNYNHRNNILNALEYKKMHLKRFTDLYTSLTGRQPIYQMDRVFFHSYREGLMQAHEAGLQGYEEYRKNCSLTQYPLVQNVFLHASSREKENAARFASLREEVLKDYGSTPFVVNIEKVTKQNNTYRTALWTGNYFQVTVMSINVGDDIGLEVHPATDQFIRIEEGHGLVQMGDSKDKLDFEQEAYDDYAIMIPAGKWHNLTNIGNKPLKIYVIYAPPEHPYGTVHETKAVAMASEKNH, encoded by the coding sequence ATGTACTATGTTCCTCAAACGTACTTATACCCATATTGCGCGAATCCTGACACATCAATATATCACCCGGACTATACGCTAAGAACTCAACAAGAATACTTTCAACAAGTATTTGATGCTATACTTTCCGGAATACAAAGAGAAGCTTCAGCTATTGATCTTTATCGTCGATTAGCCGATGCGGCGCCAAACTATAACCATAGAAATAACATTCTAAATGCCTTGGAATACAAAAAAATGCATTTAAAACGATTTACAGATCTTTATACCTCGCTTACTGGAAGACAGCCTATCTACCAAATGGATAGAGTGTTTTTTCATAGTTATAGAGAAGGTCTAATGCAGGCCCATGAAGCAGGATTGCAGGGTTATGAAGAATATAGAAAGAACTGTTCGCTTACTCAGTACCCGCTGGTTCAAAATGTCTTTTTACATGCCTCTTCTCGAGAAAAAGAAAATGCTGCCCGATTTGCTTCTTTGCGTGAGGAAGTCTTGAAGGATTATGGATCCACGCCGTTTGTCGTTAATATCGAGAAGGTTACTAAGCAAAATAATACGTACCGTACCGCCTTGTGGACAGGAAACTATTTTCAGGTGACGGTAATGAGTATCAACGTTGGAGATGACATCGGGTTAGAAGTTCATCCGGCAACCGATCAATTCATACGTATTGAAGAAGGACACGGACTTGTTCAAATGGGTGATAGCAAAGACAAGTTGGACTTCGAGCAAGAAGCCTATGATGATTATGCAATCATGATACCTGCTGGAAAATGGCACAATTTGACCAATATAGGCAATAAGCCACTTAAAATTTACGTTATCTATGCGCCGCCTGAGCATCCGTATGGTACAGTTCATGAAACCAAAGCAGTTGCAATGGCTTCTGAAAAAAACCACTAA